One Desulfuromonas sp. KJ2020 genomic window, GAGCGGAACAGGGGCACCGCCACGCTGACTACCCCCTCGCCCAGACCGCCGCGGTCAAGGCAGAAGCCATCGCGGGCAATAGTCTGCTGTTCGGCCGGGGGTAGGGCTGGAACGTCCCGGCCCTTTTTGCCGTTTGAGCCATGAGACGATCCGTTGCCTGCGACCCGAGAAGCCAGGATGACCTTGCCAGCCGCAGTGGCCGAAATTTGATAGCGATTGCCGGCGAGGGAGACGATTTTGACCTGGGCGCTGGTGTCGACCATATCCAGGAGAAGAATACTGGGATCGCGGGGAACTGCAAGATAAACGGCCTCATTTATCTGCCGAACCAGGCGTTCCATAATGGGCTTGGCTTTGCGCAGCAGATGCATGCGAGAGAGAAATTTCTGCCCCATCTCATAGGCGGACAGGCCAAGACGGTATTTGCCGGAGCCTTTTTCCCGTTCGACGTAGCCCCGGTTTTCGAAGGTGGCCAACAGGCGAAAAACGCTGGTTTTGTTCATGCCCAGCCGTTCGCTCAGTTGGGAGATGCGGACTTCGTCCCCTTCTTCGCAGAGGGCTTCAAGGACATCGAGCGCGTTATCCACCGACTGGATGGAGTAGGATTCTTTTTCCCGGGTAGGCACTGTTTTTCCTCCTTGACATCCAATGGTGGCAGGCGCGGCTGTAAGTGGAACCGATTGCCGCATAAAATGGGTTTTGTTAATGTGTTGATGTAAAAAATAATACACTGTTTTATTTATGTCAACTTCATTCGGTAGAAAAACTGGAAGGGGGTGCGGGAAGAGCTAAAGCCTTTGGATGAACGTTTTTCGGTCGGCAATTAAGATCTGGGAGGGTGGATGCTGTGAAACGAAAGATCGGTGTGTGCGACCTGTTTGACGGTCGATTTTATTACAGCGATACTCCAATAAAAAAATTGTTTTATTTATGAGGCAAGGTCAGTAGAAAGATGGTGGGTGGGGGCAAGAGTGTCGGCTGGTCTGGATAACGGGTGAAATCAGGTTTTGTCCACGAAAGCACCGGGTTGTTCTTGAAGTTTTTCAATGATGGGGCGATCTGCCGGCAGGATGTCGAAGTCACTCAATTCCTCGGGCCTCACCCAGCGATGCTCGGACACCTGAATGTTTTGTACTCTGGTGTTCAGGGGCCGACAGAGGTAGGCCAGAATCAGCACCGGCCCCCAATCATAGCGATGATACACCACTTCGAAGATGTCGCTGGTTTCGACCTCCAGGGCCAGTTCTTCGCGGAGTTCCCGCCGCAGCCCTTGCGAGGGTGATTCGCCGGGGTCTAGCTTGCCGCCGGGAAATTCCCACATGCCGCCGTGCTTGCTGCCGCCTGGTCGACGGGTGATGAGGATGCGGCCCTGATGACAGACGATGCCGGCGGTGACGATGAGGGGGAGGCTCTTGTTCATGGGATCCTTGTGAATGGGGATGGAACGGGCAGTATAGCGGCGCCGGCGCTGCGAAAAAAGGTTTTTTTGCTGACAGCCTCCTTTGGTTGTGTTAAAAATTGCCCCGCAAAACCCTGCCAATGGAAGGTTGACTTATGTTCAAATTGTCTGACAAAGGGCGCGGCATCCGGGAGATGTTCGACACCATCGCCCCCCGTTATGATCTGCTCAATCGTCTTCTCTCACTGGGCATTGACCGCCGCTGGCGGGCCTTTGCCGTGAGGCAGTTGCAGATTCCCGAGGGCGGGCGCGTTCTTGACGTGGCGACGGGCACGGGGGATGTCGCCCTCGAGATCGCGACCCGCACCCCCGATTCGGTGCGCATCGTCGGCGAGGATCTGACCCAGGGCATGCTGCGCATCGGGCAGGAGAAGATCGCTGCTTCCGCCTTTGCCCACCGCATCTTTCTGGTAAACGCGCCTTGCGAGGCCATGCCGCATCCGGGCTCCGTCTTTGACGGCGTCACCATTGCTTTCGGTATCCGCAATGTGGTCGATCGCCTGGCGGGGTTGCAGGAAATGGTGCGGGTGCTCAAGCCGGGCGGCCGAGCCGTCATTCTTGAATTTTCCAATCCGCGCAGCCGCCTGTTCAAGGCCCTTTACTACTTCTATTTCCGCCGGGTGCTGCCCTTTATCGGCGGCCTGCTCTCCAAACGCAGCGCCTACCAATACCTGCCCGATTCCGTACTCGAGTTTCCCGACCAGCAGACCTTCAAGGGGATGATGGCCGAGGCCGGCTTCACGGACCTGCGCCATTTCGATCTCACCTTCGGTATCGCGACGATCTACGTCGGGGTGCGCCCCTGATTTCTACTCAACATTGTTCTGCCTGCCACGGCGGCCTTCGGGCCGCCTTTTTTGTTGCCGCAAAACCGCTATACTTTGTTTTTAGTGGTTCAGAATCCCCGGATGGCAATGGGAAGGAGGTTGGTGTGAAACAGGTTCTGTTGATTATCGACATGCTCAACGACTTTGTGCGGACGGGCGCTGCCCTGGAAGTTCCCAAGACCCGCCTTATTCTGCCCGATCTGCAGGCGCGTCTGCACCAGGCCCGGGCCGCTGGCGTCCCGGTCGTCTTTGTCTGCGATGCTCACGCCGCCGACGACCGGGAGTTTGAGCGCATGGGCTGGCCGCCTCATGCGGTGCGTGGCAGCGAAGGGGCCCAGATTGTAACGGAATTGTCGCCTCTGCCGGGCGAAGCGGTGGTGGAAAAGACGACCTATTCGGGATTTTACCAAACGGAACTCGAATCGGTCCTGACGGATCTGGAGGCGCAGGAACTG contains:
- the ubiE gene encoding bifunctional demethylmenaquinone methyltransferase/2-methoxy-6-polyprenyl-1,4-benzoquinol methylase UbiE; translation: MFKLSDKGRGIREMFDTIAPRYDLLNRLLSLGIDRRWRAFAVRQLQIPEGGRVLDVATGTGDVALEIATRTPDSVRIVGEDLTQGMLRIGQEKIAASAFAHRIFLVNAPCEAMPHPGSVFDGVTIAFGIRNVVDRLAGLQEMVRVLKPGGRAVILEFSNPRSRLFKALYYFYFRRVLPFIGGLLSKRSAYQYLPDSVLEFPDQQTFKGMMAEAGFTDLRHFDLTFGIATIYVGVRP
- a CDS encoding helix-turn-helix domain-containing protein, with protein sequence MPTREKESYSIQSVDNALDVLEALCEEGDEVRISQLSERLGMNKTSVFRLLATFENRGYVEREKGSGKYRLGLSAYEMGQKFLSRMHLLRKAKPIMERLVRQINEAVYLAVPRDPSILLLDMVDTSAQVKIVSLAGNRYQISATAAGKVILASRVAGNGSSHGSNGKKGRDVPALPPAEQQTIARDGFCLDRGGLGEGVVSVAVPLFRSGGEVVGSLCCVGPDFRMTDERLQEEILPQIKDAGDIISSKLGHLGRYFDGEHD
- a CDS encoding (deoxy)nucleoside triphosphate pyrophosphohydrolase, whose amino-acid sequence is MNKSLPLIVTAGIVCHQGRILITRRPGGSKHGGMWEFPGGKLDPGESPSQGLRRELREELALEVETSDIFEVVYHRYDWGPVLILAYLCRPLNTRVQNIQVSEHRWVRPEELSDFDILPADRPIIEKLQEQPGAFVDKT
- a CDS encoding isochorismatase family protein, with protein sequence MKQVLLIIDMLNDFVRTGAALEVPKTRLILPDLQARLHQARAAGVPVVFVCDAHAADDREFERMGWPPHAVRGSEGAQIVTELSPLPGEAVVEKTTYSGFYQTELESVLTDLEAQELVLTGCVTNICIFYTAADAVMRGYQVRVPRQLVADIEAADGRFALEQMDKVLGVTVE